The window TGTTTGACCTATTTTGGGAAGCCACGGATTGCTGGAACCGCGAATTGCGCCAATTTCGCTAATTGCAATTTAAATTTTTGGCGTCCTGCACTTCGAGCTTTCAATGGCTCTAAAAAACCTCTGTACTCACTGCGGTTAAATGTTTTTAAGTGGCTTGACAACTCTCAACGATAGAACCCAGAACCATAGACCAAGTCCTGAAATGTGTTTGGACGTCATGCTCTTGGGCTGACGTCCCCTGCGATAGATAGGGTAAATGTCAGGGTAGTTGTGCTAAAATTGAGAAAGAACGGAGCAATGATTTTTATTAGGCAGGATCCTTTATAATTATTGACTTATACCTTTTAAAAGGTGTTACACACCGGCTTACCTGGGTCATTGTCTCTCTATTTTAGCTTCATCCGAAAAGGAATTCGGTCATGTAATCGGTAAATACTAAAGTCCCGATCAATAGTAGCTACTTCGTTGATGTTAAATTTCTCCCCAATGTACACGAGACATGCATCAGCAAAATCCATTGGTAAATCTTGATACTTTTTCAACAATACTTTGATACGATCAAGATCATCAATACCGATATCAACAATCTGAACCGCTCCTCGTAATAACCATTCCAGGAAATCTAGTTGGGCATTCTTGTTAAAGTCCAACATGTACATAGTTTCTGTCACTGACGCTAGAGATGTCAGTAGTTCCGAAGTATTTGATTCAATAAAATCTTTGGCAGTAGAATGATATTGATCGCTACTGTCGAAAAGAGCAATCATTGGCCCCGAGTCCATGAGAGTCCGGTTCATGTAGACTTTTTTTGGATTTTCTGACGAATTAAGTCTTTACGATTCTTTGAACGAAGTCCATCCCGACTTGCATGTTGACCAAATAGGTCTGCTCCCAGTTCCCATGCGGATGGTTTTTTTAAAGTTTCGAGATATTTCATGATGCTTTCTCGAACCAATTCAGATTTAGTGATACCAAATGCATCAGCCGTTTTTTGGACAGTTTTTTCAAGTGTTGGATTTAGTCTTAATGTTATCATTTTTCACCTCCTATGTCACAATGTAATACGTGTCGTAATACGTGTCAACAATAGTATGTGTAACGTCCTAAACTTGAGCGGCTTCCGGACGATTTATCTCTTTGTACAAACACTGGATCCCTCCACCATATTCTCGCAAACCAATCAATTTGTGTGAGTCCGCTCTAAGCTTGTTAGCGAGCTGCTTTAAGGCCAATAGACTCTTCTCTCGTACCTGTTAAAATATATTTTCAGTGTGGTTCTAATTGCATACTCCTTATACTCTGGACTCTGCCCATCATAGTGTCGATATGGAATCCACTCCGAATTTGCTATTAATTCTTCAAGAATTGATCGTAACCTATTGTTATTTATGTTTGTCTCATTTGAGATTAGCTCCACTTCTCCAGCAATGCCTTCGATTTCGACTTTAAACGAGAATCGCACAATTCCATTAATCCCACTCTCCCATACATCATCCTGAGAGGAAAAGTATATCAAAAGGGAGTCTCCTCCGTGAATGGGTCTTGGAGTAATATCTGTATCTATTCCAACAAGACTATGTCTGTGTAATGATCCAAGCCCCAATGAGTCCATAATACTTCTATTGATCGCTTCCCAGTAATCTGATGGTAATTCATTGTCCAATTTTTCTTGCCCAACTATAAGTGAACTAAAGATTATCAAACCGTATACTAATGATCTCAAAATAGTCATCATGTCTCGATAACGTCCAGCGCTTGAGCGGCTTCTGTATGAGTTATCCTTTTGCATTTACACTGTATCCTGCGACATCATTTCAGCCAACCAATCCCTTTTGGTGAGTCCGCAGCAGCTTGTCAGGCGACAATTTTAACCAATTACCGATATGCATTCTTCCTAAAATCGATAGTTAAGACAAAAACAATATGCTTGTCAATATCCACGGAATAAAAGAGTCTGAATTTATTAATCCTGTATCTCCAAGTGCTTGGTTTATAGTCTCTCAACTTTTTGATATTTGCTCCCAAGAATGGGTCTTTTCTTAATTGAGGGTACACATAGGTTTTCAATTTCGATGCAATGCGTGATGCATCAGTTGGAGACATTTTCCCTAGCTTTTTTATGAATTCATCTGTTTCGAATATTCGAAATTCAGACAAAACGGCCTCTTTCAGAATTTGCATCATCCAGACCACGATTGATACTCGTGTTCAAATCCTCATTTTGTTCAATCTCAGCCATCTCAAAACTGTCAATATATTCTGACTCATCGATAAATCTGAGGGCAGCAGTTTCAATAAAATTTGATAGCGGGCGATTATCTTGTTTGGCCAATTTCTGAAATTTTAGATAGGTATCTTCTTTCAATCTAAGGGTTACGGTTTTAGACATGTTTCACCTCACCTGTTAAATTCTTCACAAATACAGCAATAGAATACAAAAGAACACAACGTAATACAATAGAATATTTTTTGTTTACCTAATGTCCCGCGCTTGAGCAGCTTCCTGACAATTTATTCTTCTTTAAATACATTGTATTCTGCGACAAGATTTCCGAAAACCGTTCCCTTTGGGTGGATCCGCTCTAAACCGTTGTTCAAGTAAGCCGCTCCGCGGCGGAAGAGCAGTTCTCCGGTTTCACCTTAAGACATTAACAGGCTAATATACGTTTCCATATCCCGCATGGAGCAGGAAAATGAAATCTAAGGAAGCGTATGATGACCAAAGACACACCGTAATTCTTGTTATTTGTGATTAAAGTATCATATTTCCAGCGATAATTGAGAACTGGTCGTGATTATTACTGAAACTAACTTCATGATAAACAATGACTTCTTATCAATCCCCTTATAACAACCGCGCCTTATCGAACACCAGAATAGAAATGACCCATCTTCTGCTTCTTTTGAGAGTTGTGGTACTATGGGGTCATGTCTATCCTAATTTGTTAGGTTTCTGAGTATTTCTATTCTGTAAAAATATTGTATGCAAGATCGTCGCAAGTGAAACCAATGGTACATAACATGATTGACAACAAGCCTATATTTATATATTTTCAACGTACATAAATTTAATCTAATAAGGGGGTAAGTATTATGAGACGTATTCTTGTTAGCATGATTATGGTTGTTGCAATATTATTGCTTACAACACAATTATTTGCAGCCCTAAATGGGATTAAAGGCAAATGCACATTGCCTGCTGAATCTGGGATTAGCATAGAAATCACTAGACCTGAAGATTTTAGTACCACAACGGGAACTAATGGAGACTATTCAATAAATATGTCGGGAGCTTCTGCTGGTACGTATTATTTCCATGCAACTAACGGTGTCGGTCATCATTATTGGAGCTGGTATGTCACTGGAGCTAGTATGGTTGTCCACAATTTTGCACTAGGTGTATAATTGTAGATAGAGTTTCAATACTATTGGCTTTTGGCTACTCTTTACAACAGCATGGGGTGTGAGATTTTACCTTCAGAGATATGGCACTAAGCTAACCACCCCAGAACGGGTGGACACAATTTTATGATCTTGCCAACGCCGTCATTAGTGCTCCTGATTCGAGTTTATGAATATATACACAAATTACAGGTATGCCCATTGATACCAGAGCATAAATTTTAAATTTCTAACCAATTAAACTCACAAGATAGAATTAGCCGACTGTGACCAGAGTGCATTATTATAACGGAGATCATGTTGAATCTCACTATAGTTTTCTTCATTCGTCGAAGCCAAGGCACTTTATTAGTGCGATTATATGTTCTATTCCACTAATCTTGATAGATTGTTTCGGACCTGAGCAGGACATACCTATTGATCCTGTCGAGCATCCGTATTATACGATTTCAGGTCAAGTAATTTATGCCCTTGACAACTCAGTCGTACCATTTTCATCCGTAAGTGTTGTCATGGAAATTTTAATTCAAGGCGATTGGGTCGATCAAAGGCTCTCCACTGCTGACAATAATGGATACTTTCAAATAGACAGCCTCTATAGAGGCCAGTACAGGATAGAAGCAACACGAGAGGGTGTATCAAAGTTTTCTAAAAGTATTGTCATGATGCAATATTCAGATAGAGAGTATGATATTATCATTCCTGCTCCCCCAAATCTTGTTTTTGATGGCAACATAACACGCTGTTCTGACGCGGTCAATCTGTCAGAAGTTCAGTTAAGCTTAAGGCCAACGGAGATAGAAAACGGAGGTGTTTTGGGAGTCCAAACTGAGATTACTAACTCAATTGGTAATTTTCAATTTAGGAATCTCTATGCAGGTGCATACAGGTTTATAGCAATAAAAGGTTATTATACAGGAATTTCACAAGCGGTTTATATCCCTGATAATGGAGAAACTTATTTTGAATTAGATTTTTGTATGAATGGGAGTTCGTCCCCATAGCACGAATAAATGAGTGGGATATTCCATAAAACTTTAAAACTCAAACCCAACTCCCGCTCTAAATCGACGACCCAGATCATATGCTCCTGGATCACTGAGTATTCCGCCCGCGAACCCATTTGAATCAACCCAAAGAACGTTTTGCTGGTCTAGTATATTTGTGACTTCAAGGAAAGCTTTTAACAATCTTTGGTCACCAACTTTCCATAATCCATTAATTCGCAGGTCTACATCATGAGTTGATTTCATTCTTTCGCCATTGGGTACGGTATACTCACCCTTGTCGAGTGTATATGGTAATCCTGAATTGTAGTGTAGGCTTACGACAGAAGAGAGCCATGTATTAAATGAGAATTCAAGATTAGCATCCAAAGTATGACGCTGATCCCAGCTCAATGGATAGAGTTCGGTTCCTCTCGTCGTA is drawn from Candidatus Neomarinimicrobiota bacterium and contains these coding sequences:
- a CDS encoding PIN domain-containing protein, translated to MIALFDSSDQYHSTAKDFIESNTSELLTSLASVTETMYMLDFNKNAQLDFLEWLLRGAVQIVDIGIDDLDRIKVLLKKYQDLPMDFADACLVYIGEKFNINEVATIDRDFSIYRLHDRIPFRMKLK
- a CDS encoding CopG family transcriptional regulator codes for the protein MITLRLNPTLEKTVQKTADAFGITKSELVRESIMKYLETLKKPSAWELGADLFGQHASRDGLRSKNRKDLIRQKIQKKST
- a CDS encoding CopG family transcriptional regulator, with amino-acid sequence MSKTVTLRLKEDTYLKFQKLAKQDNRPLSNFIETAALRFIDESEYIDSFEMAEIEQNEDLNTSINRGLDDANSERGRFV